The following coding sequences are from one Calypte anna isolate BGI_N300 chromosome 18, bCalAnn1_v1.p, whole genome shotgun sequence window:
- the ANKRD40 gene encoding ankyrin repeat domain-containing protein 40, whose translation MKDRPGLEAAGGCGEMAAAAAERERQEWLREAAALGDAEEVQRLVELGVSLNSQNEVNGWTCLHWACKRNHAPVVAYLLHAGADKEILTKKGEHPAQLTSKREIRKMLGVEDDEFSDLKKDSELPIIPNYLANPPFPYVYNTMSNSIPDPSMNGNISHLESQDTNSSSLPDAGTSRQAPGQHRTTAPQVTDNTGKPAVPRGCTAQPHSKPVLQRGPVYQGSVSWSRSPSSPAGSSQSAPQQENGSCMGPVPTFQPVFFTGTFPLNMQELVLKVRIQNPNLRENDFIEIELDRQELTYKELLRVSCHELGVNPEHVQKIRKLPNTMLRKDKDVARLQDFQELELVVTVSDKNLLFRAQTLSERSGYNKKASELTY comes from the exons ATGAAAGATCGTCCCGGGTTGGAGGCAGCCGGAGGCTGCGGCGAGATGGCGGCTGCGGCGGCCGAGCGGGAGCGGCAGGAGTGGCTGCGAGAGGCGGCGGCGCTGGGGGACGCGGAGGAGGTGCAGCGGCTGGTGGAGCTGGGGGTCAGCCTCAACTCCCAGAACGAAGTCAACGGATG GACTTGTCTGCACTGGGCATGCAAACGGAACCACGCCCCAGTGGTGGCTTATCTGCTGCACGCTGGTGCTGACAAGGAGATCCTGACCAAGAAAGGAGAACACCCGGCCCAGTTAACATCAAAGAGAGAGATAAGGAAGATGTTGGGAG tGGAAGATGATGAATTCTCAGACTTAAAGAAAGATTCAGAACTGCCAATCATCCCTAATTACCTGGCTAACCCACCTTTCCCTTATGTCTATAACACCATGAGTAACAGTATTCCAGATCCCTCCATGAATGGGAATATCTCACACTTAGAATCCCAAGATACCAACTCTTCTTCCTTACCTGATGCTGGGACTTCCAGACAGGCACCAGGACAGCACAGGACCACTGCTCCTCAGGTGACTGATAACACAGGCAAGCCAGCAGTGCCCCGAGGGTGCACTGCACAACCACACTCCAAACCTGTCCTACAGAGAGGTCCAGTTTACCAGGGATCTGTGTCCTGGAGCAGAAGTCCCTCTTCACCAGCTGGATCTAGTCAGTCTGCACCTCAGCAAGAGAATGGCTCCTGTATGGGGCCAGTACCAACATTCCAGCCAGTTTTCTTCACAGGAACTTTTCCACTTAATATGCAAG aACTGGTGCTTAAAGTTAGAATACAAAACCCTAATCTTAGAGAAAATGACTTCATTGAAATTGAACTGGACAGACAAGAACTGACCTATAAGGAACTGCTCCGAGTCAGTTGCCATGAGTTGGGTGTTAACCCTGAGCACGTGCAGAAGATCAGAAAATTACCAAATACAATGTTAAGAAAG gaCAAAGATGTTGCAAGGCTACAAGATTTCCAAGAACTGGAGCTTGTTGTAACAGTAAGCGACAAAAACTTACTTTTCAGAGCCCAGACACTTTCTGAACGGAGTGGTTATAACAAGAAGGCATCAGAACTGACATATTAA